Part of the Vagococcus jeotgali genome, ATTGCTCCGGCATTTGAAAAATCATAATTTTTATCAGCGACTTCCTTATCAAAATATGGGATATGTTGGAAGTAATTAGCATCTAATTCTTTTTCTGATAGAGCTTTATTTGGTAGAACATAATCTTGGAAATTAACGATTTCAAGATCATAACCTTTTTCTTTTAAAATCGGTTTAACTTCTTCTAATATCTCTGCGTGTGGTGTCGGAGAAGCTCCAACCTTGATCACTTTATCTTCTTTACTAGATGAGTCTGCTCCTTTGTCACTACCACATGCTCCTAATGTTAATACTGCTACTGCTACAACTCCTAAGGCTAACCATTTCTTTTTCATTTTCATTTCCTCCTAAAATTTTTTATTATCTTTTATCTGTTACTTTTACTAATAAGTCTCCTAACCACTGGACAATAAAGACAATGATTAGCAGTAAAATAGTAGCTACCATAATTACTGTATAGTTATTTCCTAAAAAACCAGCTTGATAAGCTACAGCACCAAGTCCACCTGCTCCAATCACACCTGCCATTGCAGTAAAGCCAATCATCGTAATCGTCGTCACTGTTACACCAGATATTAAAGCTGGTAAACTCTCTGGAATTAAGACTTTAAAAATAATTTGAGTCTGTGTTGCTCCCATGGCTTCACTAGCCTCAAGTACTCCGTGATCCACTTCTCTAAAAGCAATCTCTACTAACCTTGCATAAAAAGGTGCTGCTGAGATTACTAGAGCGGGTATAGCTGCTGTTGCCCCTAACATCGTTCCAATAATTGCTTTTGTGATTGGGAATAATAAAATAATTAAAATAATAAAGGGTATCGAGCGAAATGTATTACTGATAACTGAAACGATACCATATAGTACTTTAAATACTGGTTTGTTACTTTTCCCAAAATAATACAGCATCAACCCAATAATTAAACCAATGATAATTACAAAAAATGTCGCCCAAAGCGTCATATAAAGGGTCTCTTTAGTCGCTTTAACAAAAATATCTGACTTGATTGAACTAAAATCAAAATAAGTTTCTTTAAAACTTTTATCCATATTGTAATACCTCGATTCCTACACCGTTTTTCTCAAAGTAAACTAGACTTTCTGAAACGGTTGATTCTTGTCCTGTCATTTGAACGAGCATTGTTCCAAATGAGCCTTGATTAACTTGTTTAATACTTGCTTGTAGAACGTTTATATCCATATCATAATTTTTAATAGCTGATGAAATGATCGCTTCTGTACTTTTTTTACCTTCAAAAGTTAGTCGTACTATCATTCCTTCTGGTGATTGTGATAATAAATATTCAATCGCATCTTCTTGTTCATCAGTATCCTCATTAACATCTTGTTTCACAAACCTAGCAGTTACAGCATGTTTTGGTTGTTTAAAGACAGATAATACGTCTCCTGTTTCAATGACTACCCCGTGCTCCATCACAACCACTTTATTACAAATTTTTCTAATCACATTCATCTCATGGGTGATTAAAACAATCGTTAAGTTTAGTTTTTTATTAATATCAAGAAGTAAGTCCAGAACTTCCTCTGTCGTTTGTGGGTCAAGGGCACTAGTGGCCTCATCACACAATAATATTTCTGGATCATTAGTCAAAGCACGAGCGATTCCCACACGTTGTTTTTGTCCTCCTGATAATTCACTAGGATAAGCATTCTCACGTCCTTCAAGACCTACTAATTTAATTAGTTCTTTGGCTTTTTCTATTCGTTTTTCTTTTGGAAAACGACTCAATTCAAGAGGTAACATGACATTTTCCATAACAGTTCTAGACCATAACAGATTAAAGTGCTGAAAAATCATTCCGACTTTTTTACGATATTCTCTTAGCTCCTTACCACTTAGGATACTCACGTTTTCTCCTGAGACTAAGACCTCTCCACTTGTTGGTCTCTCTAAATCGTTTAATAGGCGAATTAACGTGCTTTTTCCTGCTCCTGAATAACCTATAATGCCAAAAATATCACCTTTATCAATAGCTAAATTTACATTTTTAACAGCTTCTATCGTTTGTTTTTTTGTTTGATATGTTTTACTCACATCAACTAATTCAATATGATGCATCTATTATCCTCCTTTTAGCTTTTCTACGAAAAAAGCTTCCGTCCTTTATCTACTTTAATATAAAGTAAACAAAGGACGAAAGCATTGTTTCGTGTTACCACCTTTTTTCGTTATCATCTCACAACGATAACCTCACCCAGTACGCAAGAATTCCCTCTTAATACTGTTGTCCGCTAACGGGAACTCCCGAAAAACACTAGCTTTAGCTCATGTTTTTACGCTCAAAGACCATCTTCTATTTTTTTTCTGCTCCTCTTTCTCACCATCCGAGGTCTCTTTATACAGTCCAAAAATGTACTCTTCTTTTCAAAGCGATATGTTATTAAGAAGAATCGTATCAAACTATGAATTTAGTGTCAACCATTTTTCTTTAAATTCGATTTATCGCTCACCTTTTTCTTATTTGCTATTGTCTAGTTTTCATTGTAAAATGAACTGGTAGCAAGGAAAAGTAACGCTTACAATAACTAATCAAAGGGAGTTAATACCATGAATTTTGCAAAATATGTAGATCATACTATTTTAAAACCAGAAGCAACAAAAAAACAAATCAAACTTTTATGTGAAGAGGCAGCTAAGTTCAACTTCGCTTCAGTCTGTGTCAATCCTTATTGGGTATCTTATTCAGCAGAATTATTAAAAGATTCTGATGCTAAAGTTTGTACAGTTATTGGTTTCCCCTTAGGTGCAAATACAACAGCAACTAAAGTGTTTGAAACAATTAATGCCATTGAAAACGGTGCTGATGAAATTGATATGGTGATTAACATCGGCGCATTAAAAGATAAAGATTATGATACTGTTGAAAAAGATATTGCTGCAGTTGTTGAAGCAGCTCATCCAGAAGCAATCGTTAAAGTAATCATCGAGTCTTGTCTATTAACAGACAAGGAAATTGTCAAAGCTTGTGAGTTATCAGTTGCTGCTAAAGCTGATTTTGTTAAAACATCAACTGGATTTTCTACTGGTGGTGCTACTCCAGAAGCTGTAAAATTAATGAAAGAAACTGTTGGTGATAACGCACTAGTTAAAGCCTCAGGTGGTGTACGTTCTAAGGAAGATGCTGAAATCATGATTAAAAATGGTGCAGATCGTTTAGGAACAAGCTCAGGAATCGTTTTAGCCCAAGACTAATCAATTATTAACATTTAACTGACAACTATCATTTTGGTAGTTGTCTTTTTTTATAACTATATAGCTAACTAAAAGTAAGCATATGATTTCCTTTTTTATCAGTTTAGTATTAAAGTGACATTAAGCAAAATATCTAAAAATAAATCCTGAAAAAAGGTAGGCCTCTTACTATGGCTTTTTATGACTTGAATTTCAACACTTATAAGTAGTCACAATAAAACGACAAACATATCATAATGAAGGAGAGAAATAATATGTTAAACAATATCAATCCAGAAAAGGGTATGGAATTTGGTTTATATACTCTAGGAGACCATATGACAAACCCTGTTACAGAAAAAAAAATATCTCAAGAACAACGAATTAAAGAAATTATAGAGCTAGGTGTTTTAGCTGACCAAGCTGGCATTGATGCTTTTGGTGTTGGAGAGAGTCATCAGACTCACTTTGTTAGCCAAGGTCATACTGTTATACTAGGAGCTCTAGCTCAAGCCACAAAGCACATTAAATTACAAAGTTCTGCGACAGTTTTAAGTGTCAGTGATCCAGTTAGAGTCTATGAAGATTTTGCAACGATTGATTTAATATCTGGTGGACGTGCTGAAATAGTAGCTGGACGTGGTTCTAGAGTTGGAGCTTATCATTTACTTGGAGTTGACTTACAAGATTATGACGATATTTTTGAAGAAAAATTAGAATTATTAAAATTACTAAATGAGAGTCAAGATCCCATTAACTGGAGTGGAAATTACCGTAAACCTTTAGAAAATGCCGAAATTCTACCTCAACCAACAACTGGTTCTATACCACTTTGGCGAGCAGTAGGAGGTCATCCTGGTAGTGCCATTAAAGCAGGATATATGGGTGTTCCTATGATGTTGACTACTCTTGGTGGGCCTGCTGTCAATTTTACTCCAGCAGTATCAGCTTATAAAGAGGCTTTATCTGTGAGCGGGTATAAAGTAGATGACTTTCCACTTGGTACAACAAGTTTATTTTATGTAGGAGATACGACTCAAGGTGCTCTAAAGGATATGTACCCTTATTTAAACCAAGGAACAAAATTACTCCGAGGTTCAGATTACCCTAAACAACAATTTGCTAATGCCGTTGATTACCGTGATGCTTTGATGGTTGGAGATAAAAATCAAATTATCGAAAAATTACTTTATCAATATGAATTATTTAGTATGCAACGTTTCAGCGCTCAAATTGATTTAGGTGGTATGCCTTTTGATAAATTAATGAAAAATGTAGAAATTATTGGTCAAGACATTCTACCAGCTATTAAAAAACATACAAAAAGAAAGTAGGAAACAGGATGAATATTGTATTATTATCAGGTTCAGTTGTTGGCAGTAACACTAAAGCTGCTTTGACTTATGTCGAAGAAATATTAAAAAACAAAGCCCCAAATGCCACAATTACTTTTTTAGACTTAGCTCAGTATGACGTTCGTTTTTCTGATGGTAGGCATTATTTTGAATACGAGGGTGACACAAAATTTGTCGCTGAAACTCTAATGGCAGCAGATATTATTTTAATCGGGACACCAGTCTTTCAAGCTTCTATTCCTGCTCCTTTAAAAAATATTTTTGACTTGTTACCTGTTTATGGTCTAAGAGATAAAGTTGTAGGTATATTGGCTACAGCTGGTAGCCAAAAACATTATTTAGTCATGGAACAACAATTAAAACCTATTTTGTTTTACATGAAAGCTCACATTGTCCCTACCTATGTCTTTATCGAAGAAAAAGATATCTTAAGAAAAAAAATTATCAATGATGACACTTTGTTTCGTTTAGATAGACTAGTAGAAGATACTTTTGATTTAAGGGAAGCAAATGCCTTTATTAAAGAAAAAAAAGAAGCTGAATTTGATTTTTAAACATAAAGAGGGTTAGTTAGGCAACGTATTAAGGTTGCTTAACTAACCCTTATCTTTTTTATTTTTTTATCACTAACTCAATTGCTTCTTTAACTTTCTCTTCCCGATCGTGCTCATTTATATCTTCATTACCAATGCATTCAATTAAATTTTCTGCCACGATCACACCAATCGCTCTATCAATACTAGATCTAATTGCTGAGAGTTGTGTCACTACATCCCGGCAACTTTTATCCTCATCTAACATTTTTAAAACACCTCTAATTTGACCTTCAGAGCGTTTAAGTCGGTTACTGACATTACGTTTTGTCTCATCCATTTGGGGGCCCCCTATCTGATTTTACAATGAATTATTCACTGCTTGATATAATAGATAAGAGCCATCAAGATTTTTTGCATCATAACCCATTTGAGATAACATACGTTGAGCAATATAGCTACGCTGACCACTATGACAACTTAAAATAATCTCTTTGTCCTTTGGTAATTCTGACACTCGCTCACGTAAATCATTTAATGGTATGTTAATAAATCCATCAATTGTTCCCTTATCATATTCTTCTTTGCTTCTCACATCGATCAATACAACTCCAGATTCTCTTGCTTCTTCTAACTCATCTAACTGAATGCTCTTAGCGATACCTTCCATTAAATTAAGGGCTGCATAACCAACCATATTAACCACATCTTTAGCTGAACCAAATGGTGGTGCATATGTTAATTCTAATTCTGGTAAATCCTCAACACCTAGGCCACCTTTAATCGCTGTAGCAATCACATCAATTCGCTTATCAGCTCCATCATGACCTACTGCTTGAGCTCCATAAATCTTACCTGTTGTAGGATTAAAAATTAATTTTAGCACAATTGGGCTAGCACCAGGGTAATAACCTGCATGATTTTTTCCTTCCACATGAACCACTTCATAATCATAGCCTAAGTCTTTTACTTGTTTTTCAGTCAAACCAGTAGAGGCAATCGTTTCATCAAAGACACGAACTATAGCTGTACCAATGCTTCCTTTATTCTGACGTTTTACTCCACCAATCACATCAGCTACTTGACGACCTTGTCGGTTAGCAGGAGATGCTAGGGCTATCATTGCATCTTCATTGTTAATTTGGTTTTTAACAATAATCGCATCACCTACAGCATAAATATCATCAACGTTTGTTTGGTAAGTATCATCAACTAAAATACCACCACGCATTCCTAACTTGATACCAGCTGACTCAGCTAGAGCATTTTCAGGTCTAACTCCAACTGACATTAATACTAAATCTGTCTTAATTTTAGCACCATTATTTAACACAAGAGTATGACCATGATCTTCCATCTCAACCACACCTTGTTCTGTTAAAACTTTAACACCTTTATTTTTCAATTCATTAGTAATAAAGGCTGCCATTTCTTTATCTACTGTAGGTAAAACATGAGGTGCCATTTCAATAATGGTTACTTCAATACCACGGTGAGCTAAATTCTCAGCCATCTCTAGGCCGATGAAACCAGCACCAATCACCACAGCTTTTTTAGGATGCTTCTCATCAATGTAAGTCATGACTTGATCCACATCAGGTACGTTTCTTAAAGTAAATAAATTATCAGCCTCATCTATTCCCTTCAGTGGTGGAATAAACGGTTTTGCTCCAGGTGATAAGACTAATTTATCATAAGATAGCGAGTAAGTCTCTCCCTCGTGAGAGATTACTACTTCTTTTTTATCTGGATTTACTTCAATGACCTCTGAATTAGGTCTAACATCTAAATTAAAACGAGCTTTTAACTTTTCAGGTGTTTGAACTAATAAATCATCACGGTTACTGATTTCTCCTGATACATAATAAGGTAGGCCACAATTTGCAAATGACACATAAGGCCCTTTTTCAATAATTACAATATCCATATCTTCATCTAAACGACGTAATCTTGTAGCAGCTGACATACCACCAGCAACGCCACCAACTATAATTGTTCTCATTATTTTTTCCCCACTTTCACTGGTCCCATGAATTGCATCATGCCACCATCAATATTATAAGCTTCTATACCTTCTGCAATTAATTGTTGTGCTGCACGTTTACTTCTTGCTCCTGAAGCACAAATTAAATAAACAGGTTTGCCTTTTCCTTTATATGACTTAATTCTCTCCATAGGAATATTTTTAGCTTTTGCAATATGTCCCTGAGCATATTCCTCAGGACTTCTCACATCGATTAATTCGATTGGTCCTTTTAATTTTGCCTGTAGTTCTGTTTGATTAATACTTGGTACTTTTTTAAATAAAAACATAGGTAACCTCCAACATGTGATTTATTTTCTACACTCACAATATACCCCCTACCCTATTAAAAAGAAACAAATATGCTCATAAACATAATATTTTCTTTAAAAGCTATAGCGTAAGTCAAAAATCATTCTCAAAAGAGTTTAAAAAAAATCTTTTTCTGATAAAATAAAGATATTGATTTATTAGAAAGGAAGTAAACCATGACTGTTTTTAATACTAAGTCAGAAGAAGCCCATTATTATGAAACAAAAGCAAGTGAGGAAGAATACCTAGCCTGGTACAAACAGCAAAATTTCCCCTCACAAGATATGCCCTCTATTACAGTAGATAACGTTTTATTTTGTTACAACAGAGAACAAGATGCTTTAAAAATATTATTAATTAAAAGAAAAACTCATCCCTTTAGAGGTTCATGGGCACTGCCTGGTGGTTTTGTTAGGCGTGGTGAGGCAACGACCGAGAGTTGTATTAGGGAGACAAAAGAAGAAACCAATGTTACTATCACAAGAGAACACGTAGAACAACTTCATACTTTTAGCACACCAAATAGAGATCCTCGTGGTTGGGTGATTACAGTAAGTTATCTAGCTTTTATTGGAGAAGACCCTCTTGAAGCAGGAGATGAAGCACAAGAAGCTTCATGGTTTGATTTAAACCGAGACGAACAATTGCTTACGCTGACTCATGGCAATGAAGCCCATATTTGTTTAGACCTTAAGACTGGTGAATCAAAAGGAGAAGATACTCTGGCTTTTGACCATGCAGAAATTATTATTAAAGCTTTTAATAGAGTTTGTAACAAAATGTATCATGAGCCACAAGTATTAAGAGTATTAGGTGAGGACTTTACAATTACTGAAGCTAGAAAAGTTTATGCTAAATTTTTAGGTGTGGATTTTAAAATGATTGATCATTCGAACTTTAAAAAAGCAATGCTTCCCTACTTTAAGGAAATTGGTGAGAGGTCAACAGGTGTTGGTAGACCTTCTAAAATTTACAAATTAATATCAGATAAGTAAAAAGGAACTATTTCTAATCAAGTTAATTAGAAATGACGACTTTTTATTTTTGTGTTGAACCCTTGTATCAAATAAGATAACAGGGGAGATTGGGAGGAGTGTTTATGATACAAAAATTACAACATAAATTAGGAAAGCGTGTAACAGATACGATTTTCATTACTATAGGGGCTTTTTTAGTTGCCTTTGGTTTTGATGTGTTTTTACTACCAAATAAAATTGTATCTGGTGGCGTTAATGGTTTAACCATTATCTTAAATGAAGTCTTTGGTCTAGCACCTAGTCTAGTTCTATATTCAGTCAATATAGTGCTGCTGATTTTTTGTTATTTTTTCTTAGGTAAAGAAATATTAGCAAAAAGTATCTTGGGTAGCTTATTAGTACCAACCTTTGTTTCTTTACTTAAAGGAGTTTCTATTGGAGAAATCGACATGATTCTGGCTGCTATTTTTGGAGGAATTGTCGTTGGTTTAGGAATTGGTTTGGTTTACTTAGGAAATGGTTCTACCGGTGGAACAAGCTTAATTGCGTTATTAATTCAAAAATTCATTCCAGCTAAACTAGGTGTGTTACTTGGTTTTTGTGATGGATTAATTATTATTAGTGCCTTATTTGTTTTTAATATTCAGACCGTTCTATTTGCTTTAATCTCACTTTACTTAACAAGTAAGATGATTGATACCGTTCAAGTAGGACCTGACTTTTCTAAAAACGTCTTTATCATCTCTGATAATCAAGATGATATTAAAGAGATGATTATTAACGACTTAAACTTTGGTGCTTCTATTGTTCCGATTGAAGGTGGCTTAAAATCAGAAAATAAAAAAATGATTATGACCGTCATTCAAGAAGAACGATATTTGGATTTAAAACAAGCTGTATTACAAATTGACCCAAATGCTTTTATGGTCATCACAAGTGCCAATGAAGTGGTTGGAAAAGGATTTTCTACAGCTAGATCATAATTAACAAAAATGCAGAGGAAGCGAGATATTGATATCACTTCCTCTGCATTTTTTGTATAAAAAAAACTAACCTTCTCAGGCTAGTTTTCTGCGTCATTGCTTAGTATGTTTAGACGAACTCTTTTAGGTTCTGTTGTACGAACACTATAAACAATGGTACGAATGGCTTTGATCACTCGACCTTGTTTACCAATAATTCGGCCGACATCTTCTGGAGAAACTTTTAAGTCATACTCCATAAAATCGTTCTCTTCTCTCACATCTAATTCAACAGCGTCGGGTTGACTAACTAACGGACGGACAATGGTTAATACCAAATTCTTTACATCAGTCATTCATGTCCCCACCTTATTTTTTAGTATATTTAGCTTCGTGATGTTTTTTCATGATTCCTTCACGAGATAAAATATTACGAACTGTATCAGAAGGTTGTGCACCTTTAGATAACCATTCTAAGATTGTTTCTTCTTCTACTGTAATTGTAGCTGGGTTTGTTAAGGGGTTATATGTTCCCACAACTTCGATGTAACGTCCATCACGAGGTGAACGAGAATCTGCTACTACCATACGATAAAAAGGTTTCTTTTTAGAACCCATACGTTTTAAACGAATTTTAACTGCCATTAATGAGGCACCTCCACATTTCTTTTAATCACAAAAATTAGTTTAACAGGTTTCTAGACCAATGTAAAGTGTTTTTTCTTTACAGGTTGAATTTTATTTGTTTTTTTGTGAATTCAATGCCTAAATATCGTTATCCTCATTTATTTACCTATAAGCTTTCGGTAGTATAAAAGCACCTAATGCTTCTATGAGTACTCCAACATCAATCAGCAATTGATCATTTCCTTTACTAGCCATGAACTGAACACCAATTGGCATCTCTTCTTGTTTGGTTACGTGAGTTGGTAAGCTGATAGCTGGTTGTCCAGTTAAATTAGCTAATTGTGTATAAGGTGTAATAGCTAGACTTTTTTCAAACATGTCATAAACTAGACTTGCTAATTCTTCTTTATCTAACTCACTAGCTCTAGTCATCTCTTCTCTAATCTTATCACTCTGTAAATCCTCATCTATCTTAGGTGCAATTCCTGTTGCTGTTGGTGATAAGAATAAATCATACTCTTCAAATAAGGTTTCCATTTTAAATGTTGCTTCATCCCATTCATTAAATGAAGAGGCATAATCAGCAGCTGATAATTGTAAGCCATATTGATACAAAGTCCATGACATAGGTTCCATATCATCCCTAGTTAACTCACGTCCAATTGCCTGAGAAATACCAGCCATCATATTAGCTGTCTCCCCGCCATTCATTTTATAATAACTTCTGATTAAACGTGCCCCGTCAACTGGATAGGGAATTGCTTCAACACTATGTCCCATACTCTCAAGTAAACTAACCATGTTCCCTACTGCAAGTTTTGCTTCATCTGATACAAAAGAGTCTATTGGAGAGTCTACACAAACAGCAATTTTTAACGGTCTACCTTTTTCAGGTAAATGTTCTTGGGGCATTAAAAATGGTGAAATCTGATTAGTTGGTTTTAATAAATCAAGTAATCTAGCAGTATCTCTCATAGATACTGTCAAAGCAAAATTAACAGAAGCCCCTTGCCAATCACGCCAACTACTTGGTCCTGTTACAATTCTTCCTCGGCTAGGCTTCATCCCTATTAGTCCTGAAAAACTAGCTGGTATTCTAATAGAACCTCCACCATCACTTGCCCCAGCAATAGGTGAGATACCAGAAGCTACAACAGAAGCTGCTCCACCACTGCTTCCTCCTGCATGGTAATCCTTATTCCACACATTTTTTGTTGTGTTATAACAAGCTGGATCTGATATATTTTTAAATCCAAACTCTGGTGCTGTTGTAACACCTAAAGGAACAAAACCAATATCTTCTATTCTAGCCATATAACTATTAGTTTCAGAAGCTTTTAATCCCTTAAACAAACGAGACCCTGATGTTTGTGCCATTCCTTCTCTATTTTGTCCTAAATCTTTAATTGGAAAGGGAACACCATAAAAGGGCTGTTGTGATACTTTACTCTTTTTAGTCTGTAAGAGTTGTTGTGAAAATTCTGGTTCTAACTCGGTAAAGGCATGTAAGTCTTGATGCTCTCTAGCCTTTCTTACGACAGAGTCTATCAATTCTTCTGGAGTTACCTCTTTTTTTCTAATTAGTTCTGCATAATATGTCGCATCTTTAATCATTTTTCATCCTCCTTAACATATCTAGTTAATCATATTTAGATTTTTAATCAATGAAAGGGGATTATTTTCGCACTACTAGCTCTTTTTGGTAGCTATTTTAAGTCAAACTAGAACAATTTTGTTTATTTTATTATTTGATTGAAATAGTTCTCTAAATCTTTTGGTCTCTTTAATATGACAACCTTTCCTGGATGTTGAGTTTTTAAAGATAGAAAGAATGACTTTTGCTTTCTTCCTTTATAAAGTACCCACCAAATAAAAGAAAAATCTAATTGTTCTATGCAGCCCTTAGCCATATCAGGACGTACTTGTCCTCTATATTTATGACTCCTTTTTAATACACGGTACAAACAACGCCAAGGAGAATACATAAAAATAATAGTCATATCAGCTTCTTTAACTCTACGATTTCTTAAAAAATTACTGTAATTACCATCAATCACCCAAGAAGAGTTTTCATCTAAAAAATGAGTGACTAACTGTCTGGCTTCATCTCTATCCCTTAGTTTCCAATTATCTATAAATTGAATTTGATCTAGATGTAGACTAGGTAAGTCTTGTGTTTTAGAAAAGTATCTAGTCAACGTTGACTTACCACTACCACTAAATCCCATCATAGCTATTTTCATTCCCTACCTTCTAGACAAAAAAATAGAAGATTTTCATCTTCTATTTTTTCTTTTTATTTTTCTTTTGTTTTGCTTTTTTCTTATTTTTCTTCTTCGTTTGTTTAACCATACGATTCATAGCCATTTTTCCAAGCTTGCCTTTCATGCCAGTTCCCATCATCTCTTCCATTCCAGGTGGCATGTTGCCTTTACTCATTTGTTGCATCATCTTACGTGATTCGTTAAATTGTTTGATCATACGATTCACTTCAACTACTGAATTTCCAGAACCAGCT contains:
- a CDS encoding amidase; translation: MKDATYYAELIRKKEVTPEELIDSVVRKAREHQDLHAFTELEPEFSQQLLQTKKSKVSQQPFYGVPFPIKDLGQNREGMAQTSGSRLFKGLKASETNSYMARIEDIGFVPLGVTTAPEFGFKNISDPACYNTTKNVWNKDYHAGGSSGGAASVVASGISPIAGASDGGGSIRIPASFSGLIGMKPSRGRIVTGPSSWRDWQGASVNFALTVSMRDTARLLDLLKPTNQISPFLMPQEHLPEKGRPLKIAVCVDSPIDSFVSDEAKLAVGNMVSLLESMGHSVEAIPYPVDGARLIRSYYKMNGGETANMMAGISQAIGRELTRDDMEPMSWTLYQYGLQLSAADYASSFNEWDEATFKMETLFEEYDLFLSPTATGIAPKIDEDLQSDKIREEMTRASELDKEELASLVYDMFEKSLAITPYTQLANLTGQPAISLPTHVTKQEEMPIGVQFMASKGNDQLLIDVGVLIEALGAFILPKAYR
- a CDS encoding DNA topology modulation protein FlaR, whose translation is MKIAMMGFSGSGKSTLTRYFSKTQDLPSLHLDQIQFIDNWKLRDRDEARQLVTHFLDENSSWVIDGNYSNFLRNRRVKEADMTIIFMYSPWRCLYRVLKRSHKYRGQVRPDMAKGCIEQLDFSFIWWVLYKGRKQKSFFLSLKTQHPGKVVILKRPKDLENYFNQIIK